The following DNA comes from Cytophagales bacterium.
TAACCCAGAAGTAATGCTAGAGTACCTTCCTATACTACTGTTTGCGGTCATTTTTCTGTCGATGTTATTCGGTTATCCGGTGGCTTTCACTTTAGGTGGCATTTCTATTTTGGCCGGACTTTGGATCTTTGACATTCAGTTTTTCTATCTGCTAGCGCTCCGAGTTTACGGTATCATGAACAATTTCGTATTGTTGGCGGTCCCGCTATTCGTATTTATGGGCATGATGCTGGAGAAATCCGGACTTGCCGAACGGCTGCTGGAAACCATGAGTTTGATATTCGGTCGCTTCAGAGGCGGTCTGGCTATAGCTGTCATTCTGGTGGGAGGTTTGTTAGCTGCCTCCACAGGAATTGTTGGAGCAACCGTAGTAACCATGGGATTGATCAGCCTGCCCACGATGCTAAAAAAAGGCTATGGAAAAGGCATTGCAACGGGAGTCATTGCTTCCTCTGGAACCTTAGGCCAAATCATTCCTCCTTCGGTGGTATTGGTCCTCTTAGGTAGCGTATTGAATGTCTCGGTTGGAGACCTCTTTCTTGCAGCAGTCATACCAGGCGTTTCTCTTGTTTTCATATACATCTTCTATGTGTTGGTCTACGCCAAAGTAAGACCGCAGGAAGTCCCCATCGTGCCTGCCGAAGAATTGGCTGCTTTTAGAAAACAAGGCCTCAACTTCGAAATGGTAAAGACATTTTTGTTTCCGTTTCTTCTGGTCCTGGCCGTGCTGGGTTCCATTTTCGCGGGCATCGCCTCTCCAACGGAAGCAGCGGGCGTAGGAGCTTTTGGAGCCATCATTCTCACACTGATCAACAAGAAACTCAATATTAAAATCCTAAAAGAGGTAAGCCAGGAAACGACCAAAATCACCTCAATGGTGTTCATGATCCTGGTTGGAGCGACAGCTTTCTCTTTGGTCTTCCGTGGATTGGAAGGAGACCGCTATTTTCTTTCCATCATCGAGAGCTCCAACTTTTCATCCTCGCAGTTCCTATTAGTGGTCATGTTGCTGGTCTTCGTCGCTGGATTTTTCATTGACTTTATCGAAATCATCTTCATTATCGTGCCTATTGTAGCTCCGGTTTTCGTTGCTTTAGGTGTAGATC
Coding sequences within:
- a CDS encoding TRAP transporter large permease subunit, with translation MLEYLPILLFAVIFLSMLFGYPVAFTLGGISILAGLWIFDIQFFYLLALRVYGIMNNFVLLAVPLFVFMGMMLEKSGLAERLLETMSLIFGRFRGGLAIAVILVGGLLAASTGIVGATVVTMGLISLPTMLKKGYGKGIATGVIASSGTLGQIIPPSVVLVLLGSVLNVSVGDLFLAAVIPGVSLVFIYIFYVLVYAKVRPQEVPIVPAEELAAFRKQGLNFEMVKTFLFPFLLVLAVLGSIFAGIASPTEAAGVGAFGAIILTLINKKLNIKILKEVSQETTKITSMVFMILVGATAFSLVFRGLEGDRYFLSIIESSNFSSSQFLLVVMLLVFVAGFFIDFIEIIFIIVPIVAPVFVALGVDLVWIGILLAINLQTSFLTPPFGFALFYLKGLAPPEVKTTDIYKGIIPFVIIQLIFLFILIQFPQVTAIF